A window of the Lactuca sativa cultivar Salinas chromosome 5, Lsat_Salinas_v11, whole genome shotgun sequence genome harbors these coding sequences:
- the LOC122197867 gene encoding pollen-specific leucine-rich repeat extensin-like protein 2, with amino-acid sequence MEKFKVPTMVDSLMSSITTFHMMKIIIFDPSKFIFLGSVSESMYRCVSTKSKWMNEYKKLPPSAPLQLTLEMQNSLEATDKPAKQGKKPDRKGENKAAPWAPKKRKTKKKAHKPKAPSSSDSDYVPSDPQPEPESGDDDVSQHESSLRSNSAPPSPDHEGYRNLPPPSPTQSVPITIAHCPPPISSSTTTSIPIHTPLFTKVTTTTTTTTQPQAGVNVSDTGVPTSESEPPITSKPLSPPPSHESDIVLSGAEMEFHSVYFSPYRVQSDDDDDAPVTKKHLKNLNDTLDKMLSSFSSTPTQVYSEAEIKALLETIVKEHDTTISNVVKDIDASTSSYQKASIAIDESTKDCKHKC; translated from the exons ATGGAGAAATTTAAAGTTCCAACAATGGTTGACTCCCTAATGTCATCGATTACTACCTTTCACATGATGAAGATAATCATTTTTGATCcatcaaagttcatatttcttggTTCGGTTTCGGAATCAATGTATCGTTGTGTCTCCACTAAAAGTAAATGGATGAATGAGTACAAGAAGCTCCCTCCTTCAGCACCATTGCAGCTTACTCTTGAAATGCAAAATTCGCTGGAAGCAACAGACAAACCAGCGAAACAAGGGAAAAAGCCTGACAGAAAAGGGGAGAACAAAG CCGCTCCTTGGGCTCCAAAGAAACGAAAGACTAAGAAGAAGGCACACAAACCAAAGGCTCCTTCATCAAGTGACTCCGACTATGTTCCATCTGATCCACAACCCGAGCCCGAGTCTGGTGACGATGATGTCTCTCAACACGAAAGTTCACTTCGAAGTAATTCGGCTCCTCCCTCACCAGATCATGAAGGTTACCGAAACTTACCTCCTCCTTCTCCTACTCAATCGGTTCCAATTACCATTGCTCATTGTCCTCCTCCAATCTCTTCTTCCACTACAACCTCAATTCCAATTCACACTCCCTTATTCACCAAAGTTACAACaaccactaccactaccactcAACCACAAGCtggtgtcaacgtatctgatacgggggtacCTACTTCAGAATCTGAACCACCAATCACTTCAAAACCTTTATCCCCACCTCCATCACACGAATCTGACATTGTTCTTAGCGGAGCAGAAATGGAGTTTCACTCAGTTTATTTTAGCCCATATCGTGTtcaaagcgatgatgatgatgatgctccggtCACAAAGAAGCATTTAAAGAATCTGAATGACACGCTTGATAAAATGCTCTCTTCTTTCTCCTCTACTCCAACTCAGGTGTATTCTGAAGCTGAAATCAAGGCTCTGTTGGAAACCATTGTCAAAGAGCATGATACTACAATTTCTAATGTCGTTAAAGATATAGATGCTTCCACTTCCTCTTACCAGAAAGCCTCTATTGCAATTGATGAATCCACAAAAGATTGCAAGCACAAATGTTGA